CAGACTTGACCGGCGCCGTCTGGCCGGGAATCTCCGAGGGTCCGCGAAGATGGCTTGAGCGCAAAAGGTTCAGCAGAGGGCCTGCCGTTGGCGCGAGGAGATTCATCGGCGGCTTCCGCTTTGACTGCAGAGACCACTTGGCCATCTGTTGGCTTCTTGACTCGGAGGTCCAGCGCCGTATCTTCCCCCTGCATGTCTTCTACTTTAATGTCGCGTTCAAAGAGCCTCGGCGGGCCCGCGTCACACACGTCTCTGTCCTCCTGCTTCAGCGGGTACCCACCGGCATCCTCCGTTTCCACTTCCCGCTTGCAGGGGCCCAGCTCGGCCCTCTCCACTTCCTGCTTCGGACCATCTGGCTCGCTGCGCTCCTCCACCTTTGGGCTCTTTAGGCGGGGCGCGCCATCCTTAACGTCACTCTGCGAGGGCAGAATCCCAGAGGCCTCCAAGTAGGCTTTGTAGGGAGCCAAACTGAACACGTTGTTGATCACTGGCATGGGTGGCGAAGAGGGGCAGGCGGTGTCCTCTTCTCCCACCGCCGCTTTCTGCTTCTCGTCCATCCTCCCATCAGAGCCCCCGGCAGCATAGGCCCCTTCGCCGTCTTCCTGCGGCCGGCCGCGAGGGGAGTCCATCAGGCCCAGACCATCCACCTCGCCGCCTGGCCTTCTGCATTCCGGGAACGCTGCGGCACTCTGTCCCATGCCGGGGACGGCATTCCTGTCTGAGTAGATGCCAGCCTGGCAGTAGGCAGATGCCTCGCTCGGGACACGGGTGGAGTTGTCGATGCCGTAAGAGCCGTGCACTGGATGGAAAGCGCTGGGGCCGTGCCGGTAGCTGCCGAACTCTCTGGATGGGACCATCACGTGGAGTTTATGAGCCGCCACGCTCACGCCACGGTCTGCCATCTCCATTTGTACTGGCGGGCCGGCCGTCTCGGAAAATGCCCTCTTCAGCCCCCCCGGGCCATGGTGGTGCTTGTATGGGTAAGAGGGGAGGTCATATCGCCCGGCAGAGGAGAGACTCGGAGCGCCAGTAGGAATCACGGCGTACGGGAGGGAGACAGCCGCACTGTATGGCGGAGGGGGACTCCGATAAACATATCGCTCCGACCTGGGGGGATACGAGCCCCTGATGTTCTGCGGGCTGAGGCTCGAGGATTCGTTCACAAACTGATGCTCCAGTACTTTGTAATTTGGAGACTTGTCCAAGTCCAGGGCGCCAGGCGGGCAAAGATACAAATGTCTTTGGGGCAGATGGGCAAATTTGGAAACGGGTGACCTCTCCTGATagatgggggttggcaagcgggAGTGGGGCGCCACGTGCATCTCGTGGTAGCCTTTGGGAAGGCCAGCAGGCGCGTCATGGTGGTAGACGTCGGAGGGCTGTGAAACGTTGACACACCCTTTGTGGGAGGAAACGGGCAACGCATGAGGGGGGCCGTTAAAGGGCACCGCGTTGTAGCTGGGGTCTGGAAATGCCGACACACCCACTGCTCCCAAATGACCTGCAGGCACGTAGCCGGGATGACCCAGCTCCTTTGACTGGCGCCGAGTAGCGCCGCTTGGCTCCAGCTGAAGCGAGTCGGCCTCCAGCAGCGATGTCCGCTTGTCCAGGGCTGGCAGGGCACCGTAGCACAGCCCCGCCGAACTGCCCCGCCAGTCTGCCTCATACGGACGTCCTTGGATGCGCTCGGCCTCCGGCTCCAGGGGCACACAGCCGCGTGTCTTACATTCGGCATCCGCGCAGCAGATTCTTGTCTTGTAGAGGGGCTTGGGAATGGCAAGACTGCCCACCGAGTGTTCCGGGGGAGCGTTTCCTGCTGTGCCGCCGAGGGCCATCTTCCTAACGGCCACCGGGGCGTGCAGTCCAGAACCGTGGCTCACTTTGCTCTGCCTGTCCACAAAGTCACCCCACTTGTCGCCAAGCAGCAAGGGGGACGTCTTCTCCGGGGCAAAGGCTTGCCCTAAGTCCTTCTCCGGTCGGTACATCAGTCCAGAGGGCAAAGGCCTCTCCGAGGTCAACGGATGGACCACTGTGTTTCTTCTGTCATGCAGGTATGGGCCCGGGGGGCTCCACCGCAAGGGCACATCGGAGCCGTCCTGGCCCTTTAGGTAGTAAGCAAAGTAGGTGCCATTGTAGTTGAGCGGGTCCTCGGTGGAGTAAGGTGGCAGACCCCTGGCTTTACACAGGCCTGTACCGCTGCCCTGCGGGTTCATCTTGTCCAGCCGGGCGACTTTCCCGTGGCCCAAGGACTCCATGTAGCTCAGCGTCCTTTTATTGCCAATCATCACGCGACCCGTGCACAGGGTGGCAAAGCCTGTAggggaggaaaagagagaaacaCGTGAGAGTCGTGCA
The Erpetoichthys calabaricus chromosome 17, fErpCal1.3, whole genome shotgun sequence genome window above contains:
- the c17h15orf39 gene encoding uncharacterized protein C15orf39 homolog, producing the protein MIGNKRTLSYMESLGHGKVARLDKMNPQGSGTGLCKARGLPPYSTEDPLNYNGTYFAYYLKGQDGSDVPLRWSPPGPYLHDRRNTVVHPLTSERPLPSGLMYRPEKDLGQAFAPEKTSPLLLGDKWGDFVDRQSKVSHGSGLHAPVAVRKMALGGTAGNAPPEHSVGSLAIPKPLYKTRICCADAECKTRGCVPLEPEAERIQGRPYEADWRGSSAGLCYGALPALDKRTSLLEADSLQLEPSGATRRQSKELGHPGYVPAGHLGAVGVSAFPDPSYNAVPFNGPPHALPVSSHKGCVNVSQPSDVYHHDAPAGLPKGYHEMHVAPHSRLPTPIYQERSPVSKFAHLPQRHLYLCPPGALDLDKSPNYKVLEHQFVNESSSLSPQNIRGSYPPRSERYVYRSPPPPYSAAVSLPYAVIPTGAPSLSSAGRYDLPSYPYKHHHGPGGLKRAFSETAGPPVQMEMADRGVSVAAHKLHVMVPSREFGSYRHGPSAFHPVHGSYGIDNSTRVPSEASAYCQAGIYSDRNAVPGMGQSAAAFPECRRPGGEVDGLGLMDSPRGRPQEDGEGAYAAGGSDGRMDEKQKAAVGEEDTACPSSPPMPVINNVFSLAPYKAYLEASGILPSQSDVKDGAPRLKSPKVEERSEPDGPKQEVERAELGPCKREVETEDAGGYPLKQEDRDVCDAGPPRLFERDIKVEDMQGEDTALDLRVKKPTDGQVVSAVKAEAADESPRANGRPSAEPFALKPSSRTLGDSRPDGAGQVCPLYEQSPLPCLKLSAIKLILPDIVKTAPPSVPDFSLPVGDGSVNEKSQRHSLRYFMELHHSLCKLIDGAIAVCGKEELGSLLAKTEQDPDPDTVPTKPKSIPQILEVFRSSCGKEMSVKSGEISSALSCVLSQLETYIYIRKCPFPHVIRTGTIFIPMLVVKETLFPQLEGALVDQVLQEHRVELRPTTLSEERHLTQVQQRGCSSKLRRLLSLKHLPDIYPDLLKLYCDASLRTHLGTECDAPVQTEPSETPSSPPPHHGHQATAKQLRPGLHFQRKRRKGRRRNPLNRTFVGTSEMGPLENDTIRVRDKRGRLKAATLRETTSFRNSSQVTVQQIKPKKLLKGVWGRRKKKPGMGGKTKQKRAFEKSHAAGLVLKLKRMPLRGKASGRECGFSPQESCGIKVQLTEVTSEQSGRAPKKPLPRLAHAALSSRKLRASATAGSLRSTRSTSKVLHLRRSVVQIKFRRLLSLRPGTPRGRRRAPRAGYPDLVGKRIRHLYEEKDKSEVWYQGMVVRVHEKHPNPLKTVYEVKYDSEPEWQYYLELLQDYRKGWLVLED